The following proteins are encoded in a genomic region of Syngnathus acus chromosome 22, fSynAcu1.2, whole genome shotgun sequence:
- the LOC119116501 gene encoding complement component C1q receptor isoform X2 translates to MSVHLEMQGTSNFLTRDIWRFDGVQQQTMCTSDACYTVHAEKVSFDKASQSCFHNGGYLMTVRDKEEEAILNALLSPVGEDETQAFWIGLKLHRGDCVLADAPLRGFKWLSGERDSHYSNWNQEPVDTCTERCVRVTYNAHQQPKWSAGTCKAPASPVCKFYFRGMCGPLHLSGSGRISYTPPFSEEPIQNEMKSLPLGTYAEVTCADRRQHYSICVWSDENYRWTAPGPFCPTERGKCDEDNGGCQHVCRQVSSDGLTCLCRQGYVLEDDGLSCRIPDVCSGADACEYQCVVRERRAFCTCPKGFQLAANGHNCSDVDECQRSQLPCGVHAACINTAGAYTCACRHGFEMMDGDCRDVDECLRSKCTHGCLNTAGSFSCYCKDGWALSEDAYSCVDVDECATERCYPFRCVNTEGSFICVCPEGFHVAHAAGTTMTCTPDVSLKVGQETPAGDFVSTAAEEATGAPATTHLPFIAPSNASLFASAVPLNSRALVCALGSLVPLLLVVTVTLAVAIVRCRRSRKEAKKSATDTYCWVSSGFDPRLEKLYESILTDDL, encoded by the exons GATTCGATGGAGTCCAACAGCAAACCATGTGCACGTCCGACGCCTGCTACACCGTCCATGCGGAGAAGGTGAGCTTTGACAAGGCCAGTCAGAGCTGCTTCCACAACGGAGGCTACCTGATGACCGTAagagacaaagaagaagaagccatCCTCAACGCTCTCCTCTCGCCCGTCGGCGAGGACGAGACGCAAGCGTTTTGGATCGGCTTAAAGCTGCACAGAGGGGATTGCGTCTTAGCTGACGCACCGCTCCGAGGCTTCAAGTGGCTGTCTGGGGAGCGAGATTCACACTACTCCAACTGGAATCAAGAACCCGTGGACACTTGCACGGAGCGCTGCGTAAGGGTCACTTACAATGCCCACCAGCAGCCCAAATGGAGCGCCGGAACTTGCAAAGCTCCGGCCTCGCCCGTGTGTAAGTTTTACTTCCGAGGAATGTGCGGCCCTTTGCACCTGTCGGGCTCCGGACGCATTTCCTACACGCCGCCTTTCTCCGAGGAGCCCATCCAAAATGAGATGAAATCCTTGCCGCTTGGAACGTACGCTGAGGTCACGTGCGCTGACCGACGCCAACACTATTCCATTTGCGTCTGGAGCGACGAGAACTATCGCTGGACGGCGCCGGGTCCCTTTTGCCCGACGGAACGTGGAAAATGTGACGAGGACAACGGCGGATGCCAACACGTGTGCCGGCAGGTGTCGTCGGATGGGCTCACGTGCCTCTGTCGTCAGGGTTACGTCCTCGAGGACGACGGCCTCTCGTGTCGAATCCCAGACGTGTGCAGCGGGGCGGACGCTTGCGAGTACCAGTGCGTGGTGAGAGAGCGGCGAGCCTTCTGCACGTGTCCCAAAGGCTTCCAATTGGCAGCCAACGGGCACAACTGCTCTGACGTGGACGAGTGCCAGCGCTCCCAATTGCCGTGCGGCGTCCACGCGGCGTGTATCAACACGGCGGGCGCTTACACCTGCGCGTGTCGCCACGGCTTCGAAATGATGGACGGCGACTGTCGTGACGTGGACGAATGCCTGCGGTCCAAATGCACCCATGGCTGTTTGAACACAGCCGGCTCCTTCTCTTGCTACTGCAAAGACGGCTGGGCTCTGTCAGAGGACGCCTATTCCTGCGTGGACGTGGATGAATGTGCTACTGAGCGCTGCTATCCCTTCCGATGCGTGAATACTGAAGGAAGTTTCATTTGCGTGTGCCCGGAGGGCTTTCACGTAGCGCACGCCGCCGGGACCACCATGACTTGCACCCCAGATGTGAGCCTAAAGGTGGGCCAGGAAACGCCAGCCGGTGACTTTGTATCGACGGCGGCGGAGGAGGCCACGGGAGCG CCCGCTACCACCCATTTGCCCTTCATCGCCCCCAGCAACGCTTCGCTGTTTGCTAGCGCCGTGCCGCTCAACTCCAGAGCGCTCGTCTGTGCGCTGGGCTCGCTCGTTCCTTTGTTGCTCGTCGTCACGGTGACGTTAGCCGTCGCCATCGTGCGATGTCGCCGCTCCAGAAAGGAAGCCAAGAAAAGCGCCACAGACACTTATTGTTGGGTTTCCTCTGGTTTTGATCCACGCCTAGAAAAACTCTATGAATCCATCTTGACTGATGACCTTTGA
- the LOC119116501 gene encoding complement component C1q receptor isoform X1: protein MSVHLEMQGTSNFLTRDIWRFDGVQQQTMCTSDACYTVHAEKVSFDKASQSCFHNGGYLMTVRDKEEEAILNALLSPVGEDETQAFWIGLKLHRGDCVLADAPLRGFKWLSGERDSHYSNWNQEPVDTCTERCVRVTYNAHQQPKWSAGTCKAPASPVCKFYFRGMCGPLHLSGSGRISYTPPFSEEPIQNEMKSLPLGTYAEVTCADRRQHYSICVWSDENYRWTAPGPFCPTERGKCDEDNGGCQHVCRQVSSDGLTCLCRQGYVLEDDGLSCRIPDVCSGADACEYQCVVRERRAFCTCPKGFQLAANGHNCSDVDECQRSQLPCGVHAACINTAGAYTCACRHGFEMMDGDCRDVDECLRSKCTHGCLNTAGSFSCYCKDGWALSEDAYSCVDVDECATERCYPFRCVNTEGSFICVCPEGFHVAHAAGTTMTCTPDVSLKVGQETPAGDFVSTAAEEATGAPATTHLPFIAPSNASLFASAVPLNSRALVCALGSLVPLLLVPASVCLFVQYKRETRRVDLVLHARTHARTHARTHARIPAPVLDVGKTPSLSHFLPALAFLPLHSRLQSSYSALLCSALRQHLKMNYSAATWPA, encoded by the exons GATTCGATGGAGTCCAACAGCAAACCATGTGCACGTCCGACGCCTGCTACACCGTCCATGCGGAGAAGGTGAGCTTTGACAAGGCCAGTCAGAGCTGCTTCCACAACGGAGGCTACCTGATGACCGTAagagacaaagaagaagaagccatCCTCAACGCTCTCCTCTCGCCCGTCGGCGAGGACGAGACGCAAGCGTTTTGGATCGGCTTAAAGCTGCACAGAGGGGATTGCGTCTTAGCTGACGCACCGCTCCGAGGCTTCAAGTGGCTGTCTGGGGAGCGAGATTCACACTACTCCAACTGGAATCAAGAACCCGTGGACACTTGCACGGAGCGCTGCGTAAGGGTCACTTACAATGCCCACCAGCAGCCCAAATGGAGCGCCGGAACTTGCAAAGCTCCGGCCTCGCCCGTGTGTAAGTTTTACTTCCGAGGAATGTGCGGCCCTTTGCACCTGTCGGGCTCCGGACGCATTTCCTACACGCCGCCTTTCTCCGAGGAGCCCATCCAAAATGAGATGAAATCCTTGCCGCTTGGAACGTACGCTGAGGTCACGTGCGCTGACCGACGCCAACACTATTCCATTTGCGTCTGGAGCGACGAGAACTATCGCTGGACGGCGCCGGGTCCCTTTTGCCCGACGGAACGTGGAAAATGTGACGAGGACAACGGCGGATGCCAACACGTGTGCCGGCAGGTGTCGTCGGATGGGCTCACGTGCCTCTGTCGTCAGGGTTACGTCCTCGAGGACGACGGCCTCTCGTGTCGAATCCCAGACGTGTGCAGCGGGGCGGACGCTTGCGAGTACCAGTGCGTGGTGAGAGAGCGGCGAGCCTTCTGCACGTGTCCCAAAGGCTTCCAATTGGCAGCCAACGGGCACAACTGCTCTGACGTGGACGAGTGCCAGCGCTCCCAATTGCCGTGCGGCGTCCACGCGGCGTGTATCAACACGGCGGGCGCTTACACCTGCGCGTGTCGCCACGGCTTCGAAATGATGGACGGCGACTGTCGTGACGTGGACGAATGCCTGCGGTCCAAATGCACCCATGGCTGTTTGAACACAGCCGGCTCCTTCTCTTGCTACTGCAAAGACGGCTGGGCTCTGTCAGAGGACGCCTATTCCTGCGTGGACGTGGATGAATGTGCTACTGAGCGCTGCTATCCCTTCCGATGCGTGAATACTGAAGGAAGTTTCATTTGCGTGTGCCCGGAGGGCTTTCACGTAGCGCACGCCGCCGGGACCACCATGACTTGCACCCCAGATGTGAGCCTAAAGGTGGGCCAGGAAACGCCAGCCGGTGACTTTGTATCGACGGCGGCGGAGGAGGCCACGGGAGCG CCCGCTACCACCCATTTGCCCTTCATCGCCCCCAGCAACGCTTCGCTGTTTGCTAGCGCCGTGCCGCTCAACTCCAGAGCGCTCGTCTGTGCGCTGGGCTCGCTCGTTCCTTTGTTGCTCGTC ccagccagcgtaTGTCTTTTTGTGCAATACAAACGGGAGACGAGAAGAGTTGATTTGGttctgcacgcacgcacgcacgcacgcacgcacgcacgcacgcacgcacgtattCCGGCCCCTGTGCTTGACGTTGGAAAAACACCGTCTTTATCTCATTTCCTTCCTGCCTTGGCTTTCCTTCCGCTCCACAGTCGCCTGCAGAGCTCTtactctgctctgctctgctctgctctgcggCAGCATTTGAAGATGAACTACAGCGCAGCAACATGGCCCGCTTGA
- the gnmt gene encoding glycine N-methyltransferase, which yields MSVDAVFRTRSLGVAAEGLPDQYADGKAAKVWQHYIGNTQSRTQEYKSWVVALLRKHGVRRVLDVACGTGVDSIMLVEEGFNMVSVDASDKMLKYALKARWERRKEAAFDQWVIEEANWLTLPQDVQNPGRNGFDAVICLGNSFAHLPDFKGDQSDQKLALQNIASMVKPGGILIIDHRNYDYILETGRAPQGKNVYYKSDLTQDISTSVLWVNNKPHMITLDYTIQVPQASPQELPDVSKFRLSYYPHRLENFKALLQEAFNGKLEHNVYGDFMAYVAGQSQAPCYFIHVCKKIA from the exons ATGTCGGTCGACGCGGTGTTTCGGACCCGCTCGCTCGGCGTGGCCGCCGAAGGGCTTCCCGATCAGTATGCAGATGGCAAAGCAGCGAAAGTCTGGCAGCACTACATCGGCAACACGCAAAGCAGGACGCAGGAGTACAAAAGCTGGGTGGTGGCACTGCTCAGAAAACACGGGGTCCGGAGAGTGCTGGATGTTGCCTGCGGAACGGG AGTGGACTCCATTATGTTGGTGGAGGAGGGCTTCAATATGGTGAGTGTGGATGCCAGTGACAAAATGCTCAAGTATGCGCTGAAGGCGAGATgggagagaagaaaagaagcagCGTTTGACCAATGGG TGATCGAAGAAGCCAACTGGTTGACGCTCCCGCAAGACGTCCAGAACCCAGGAAGAAATGGTTTCGACGCAGTTATATGCCTTGGCAACTCCTTCGCCCACTTACCAGATTTTAAAG GGGACCAGAGTGACCAAAAGTTGGCTCTTCAGAACATCGCAAGCATGGTCAAACCAGGCGGAATCCTCATCATTGACCACCGCAACTATGACTACATCCTGGAGACAGGGCGAGCACCGCAAGGCAAAAATGTTTACTACAAG AGCGATCTCACTCAGGACATCTCAACTTCTGTGCTGTGGGTGAATAATAAGCCCcacatgatcactctggactACACCATCCAAGTTCCACAGGCCAGCCCTCAGGAGCTGCCCGACGTCAG TAAATTCCGTCTCTCCTACTACCCTCACCGCCTGGAGAACTTCAAAGCGCTGCTGCAAGAAGCTTTCAACGGCAAACTGGAGCACAACGTCTACGGAGACTTCATGGCGTACGTCGCGGGTCAAAGTCAGGCGCCGTGCTACTTCATCCATGTTTGCAAGAAGATTGCATAG